From Coffea arabica cultivar ET-39 chromosome 10e, Coffea Arabica ET-39 HiFi, whole genome shotgun sequence, one genomic window encodes:
- the LOC113712848 gene encoding uncharacterized protein — translation MGTSGVRSNALQQRKGGAEESNASDGVPLCLPRLLVAKDDEQDALCACEVGQDVEEGEMAVGCLVVEEVIQNAAEQEIERIADLVCDEMVEARLDEALEEEEEGMEDQAQQQMRGGQGNLSSSGEYVPAAGNLSPRGTALAEGIGAVEMGRPLEQPRQVHDDSFRVVTGKSKGVRARFPSDRALRSTVRASQNSFQPLPHD, via the coding sequence ATGGGGACATCTGGGGTGAGATCGAACGCACTACAGCAGAGGAAAGGTGGTGCGGAGGAGTCCAACGCATCTGATGGGGTGCCGTTGTGTCTTCCGCGACTTCTGGTGGCTAAGGATGACGAGCAGGATGCGCTCTGCGCTTGCGAGGTCGGGCAGGATGTGGAGGAAGGTGAGATGGCAGTCGGTTGTCTTGTGGTTGAGGAGGTTATCCAGAATGCTGCCGAACAGGAGATCGAACGGATTGCTGATTTGGTATGTGATGAAATGGTGGAGGCGCGGTTGGATGAGGCTTtggaggaagaggaggagggaATGGAGGATCAAGCACAGCAGCAGATGCGTGGGGGCCAAGGAAACTTGTCCTCCTCAGGGGAGTATGTACCAGCAGCGGGTAATTTATCTCCACGGGGTACGGCGCTGGCGGAGGGAATTGGTGCGGTTGAGATGGGAAGGCCTTTGGAGCAGCCTCGGCAGGTTCATGATGATTCGTTTCGAGTGGTCACAGGCAAGTCAAAAGGCGTGCGCGCAAGGTTTCCCTCTGATAGGGCCCTGCGATCTACGGTAAGGGCTTCTCAAAATTCTTTCCAACCTTTACCTCATGATTAA